The Caldanaerovirga acetigignens genome includes the window CTGGGTCTCATTATCGGTGTCGCCGTCTTGGTTTTCCTCATATTAAAGACAAAAATCCACGCCTTCCCCGCCCTCATCATTGCAGCATCATTAACGGGTTTGATCGGCGGTATGCCGCCAGCCGTAAGTGACGTAAATGTGGCAAAATCTATAACCACCGGCTTTGGCAATACTCTAAGCAGCATAGGTATAGTCATTGGCTTTGGCGTTATGATGGGAAGACTGCTGGAAGTATCCGGTGCAGCCGAGCGCATGGCCTACACTTTTTTAAAATACCTAGGCAAAGGGAAAGAAGAATGGGCATTAGCGGCCACCGGATATATGGTTTCTATCCCTATCTTCTGTGATTCTGGCTTTGTTATTCTTTCTCCTTTGGCAAAGGCCCTTTCCATGAAAACTCGAAAGTCCGTGCTGACCCTCGGTGTGGCTCTGGCTATTGGTCTAGTGGCTACCCACCACGCGGTTCCGCCAACTCCGGGTCCTTTAGCGGTGGCGGGAATTTTTAAGGTCGATGTAGGCAAGATGATTTTGGCTGGCCTTTTATTCGCGATTCCGGTAACTGTAGCAGGAGTGCTTTATGCCCAATGGCTCGGGAAAAGAATATATCAAGTTCCCAAAGAGGATGGCAGCGGTTGGGAACGCCCCGAGTTTCAACCTTCCAAGCAGGTGGATATACCCATAGAAGAAAGGTCCGACCTTCCCTCAACCTTCATGTCATTTGCCCCGATCGTTGTGCCTGTAATACTAATAATTTTCAACACCGTCCTGTCAGCACTCAAATTAAATCAACCCTGGGCCCAGTATCTTATATTTTTAGGCAACCCGGTAATCGCAGTGGGAATCGGACTTATAATAGCAATATACGGCTTAACGCCTAAACTTACCAGAGACGAAGTGATAAAACGGATGGAAGAAGGGGTAAGTTCCGCAGGCATAATAATTCTAGTGACCGGTGCAGGAGGAGCTCTGGGGCAGGTATTGAGAGATAGCGGGGCCGGAAACTACATTGCAAATCTCATCGCGAGCACGCCCATGCCACCGGTACTGCTGCCGTTTTTTGTAGCAACACTGGTTCGTCTTATGCAAGGAAGCGGTACAGTCGCTATGATTACTTCTGCATCGATTACAGCACCCATCCTGGCAAATCTCTCTGTAAATCCTTTAATAGCAGCCCAGGCCGCCACACTCGGTGCTATGATATTTTCTTACTTTAACGACAGCTTTTTCTGGGTAGTTAATAGGCTTTTAGGGATAGAAAACGTTAAGGAACAAACACTAACATGGTCCATACCTACTACTATCGGATGGGGTGTTTCGTTAATATTAATTTTGATAGCCGAGGCTATTTTCTAGCTAAAGACAATAAGGCCCTGGGATTGCCCGTAAGGACTACCCAGGGCTTATATTTTTAAAAGTTTTGTAAAATACCACCAGCCCTCGGCAAGCTTATCTTTATACACCTCGCTTACCATTTCACCTATATAAACATAAAGCTGCCTTATTTGTTCCTCTTTTTCTCTCCTCCCTTTTACCCTTATGCATTCCTTCCTTTCCTTAATTTTTTTGACCTCTATCTCTTCAACTTTATATTTCATCGCTACCGGTTCCGCTTCTTCGATAGCCTGCGGTCCCGCCTCTATTTGTTCGCAAGTAAGCCTTTCTCCCTTTTTCATCATGGTTCGCATATATAAACTCAATTCCAACCCGCTTTTAAATATAGGCATTGAGCAATCCTTGGTTTTCAGCCATTTGCACTTTGTCATCATAACAACTGGAATTATCGCGTCTTCGGGAATCATCTTTACATCAAGATTCAGCCCTTTTAACCATTTTGTAAATGCAATCTTATGGTATTTATTTTGTTGGGTAGGGCTTTTGCACAGCACCCACTTATCCCCTTCTTTTCTTTTCCAACGGTCGTTAAAACCTATATATACCCCTTCCCAGGCTTTTGTTTCCACCAAAAATATCCCCGGCGGTCCCATCACTATATGGTCTATCTACGCGTACTCATCCACCCAAGCTTCAATTACTATGTCGTTAACAACCCTCCAGCATTCGGAAGCATTAAGAGAAAATTTAAAAATGCACCGAATTCCCCGCTGTCCCCTTTGTCACTGTTCCTGCTTTGAGTAACGTTATAATTCAGGTTAGTCAAAGGTTTGCCATGCTCGTAAATGTCTTATTGTTCAATAATACGGGCAGTTCCGTTACTTTCCCATACCTTTCATTGAGCTTATTTATCCGCTGCTTCGCTTTATATATAACCTCTTTCGGTAATTTTACAGGCCTTAATCCTTCATAACGCTGCTTGATTATTTTTTTCCCTTAATTATAATCCACTCACCTTTACTTCCCTTAACTAGGCCATATCTTGAGCCCCATCCTTGCTCCACGATGATATAGGCCCTTTTGAAAGATGTGGTAAAGAGGGCGCTGGAGTATATAGAAAACAACTGGAAAGGGATATTAAGATGTAGATAATTATAGCTCAACTTTTTCAAAAAGTTCGGGTATATGCACGCCAGTATTCATCAATTTTCCTATTTCTTTTTTAAAATTTTCCGAGGCTTTCTCTTCTCCGTGAACTATAAATATTCTTCTTGAAACGCCATTTTTTATATTTTTTACCCAGTTTATAAGTCCTTCAATATCCGCATGACCAGAGAGACCTGGGAGATTGTAAATTTTTGCTTTAACTACCATTTCCTCGCCGAATATTTTCACCTTTTTTGCATTATCCAGAATTTTTCTCCCGAGAGTTCCTTCAGCCTGGTAACCTACGAACACTATAGATGTGGCATCCTTCCAGATGTTGTGTTTTAAGTGATGTTTTATTCTACCAGCTTCGCACATACCGCTGGATGAGATAATTACAACACCATTTTTATCGTTTAATGCGATAGATTCTTCTGCACTGGAAATTGTGTATAAATTGTTGAATCTTAATAAATCAAAGTCTTTGCCCAATAGATTAATAGCTTCTTCGTCATAGCATTCTTTATGTTTTTCATAAATTTCAAGGGCTTCCTTGGCAAGAGGGCTATCCAAATAAATTTCTATATTAGAGAGTTCTTTTCTCTTTTCTATGTCTATATAATAATTCAGCAAATATAAAATCTCTTGAGCCCTTCCTACAGAAAACGCTGGAATAATTACGTTTCCTCCCTTTTTCACTGTATTAATAATAATATCATACAATTTTTTGATTTCTTCGGTCTTATTACCATGCAACCTATCACCGTAAGTTGATTCTATTATTAAATAATCGCTATAATTGACGTATTCATAGTCCCTGATTATCGGCATATTATTATTTCCTAAATCTCCGGAAAAAGTTATAAGCACTTCGTCGTTTTTTTCTCTTATCTTTATAATTACTATCGAAGAACCCAGCAAATGTCCCGCATCTTTAAACATAATACAAATATTTTCATCAATTTCTATCCACTTGCCGTAGGAGCACTTAATTATATATTCCGGTATTCTCAAGGTATCTTCAACAGTGTACAGTGGTTTTACCGGTACCAGTCCTTTTCTTTGCCTTTTTTTATTTTGCCATTTGCTTTCTAACTCCTGGATATGAGCACTATCCTTTAACATTATCTCCATTAAATCAGCGGTTGCAGAAGTGACAAATATACTGCCATTAAAACCTTTTTTAAACAGCAGAGGCAGTCTCCCTATATGATCAATATGTGAATGAGTAATTATTACGAAGTCCAAGTCAGCGGGTTCGAAAGGGAAAGGCTCAAAATTTAATTCGCTCATCTTACCTTGAAACATTCCGCAGTCCACTAAAAATTTTCTTCTATCTGTTTCAATATAATAACAGGAACCTGTCACCATTTTTGAGGCACCGCAAAAGGTTATCTTCATTTATCTCACCCATTTTTTTTAGTTTAGACTTGCTGCTTTAAAAGTCTTTTTAGTAAAATATGTTCGACAATAACTCCCTTTTTCCTCTTCGCTCATCCATTAAGTCATGTGTGTTAGCCCCCGATTATTTGGACTTAAACGACTCCCCGACTCGCAAATGGGCTTCATACGAGTAAGCTATGGAAAAAATTTTTACCTACAAACTCTTGACACGGAAATTCTTTCCATAATGCAGATCACCCTCTAATTTGTTTATCATGAAGCTGTTTTAAAATCATTCATCTAGAAAACCTCTTGCATTTCACAATTTTTATGCCTTGGCGAAATAGCGCTGAAGCCGTAATAAGCTGCGGAAGAGTAAAAGCCTGTATCACCAGCGCAGGTGCCTTAATACCTAAACTACGATATCACAAAGCCTCTTCTCCTGTCATGGCAATTTGAATAAAAGCTCTCACTACCTCCGGGTCAAACTGTGTTCCCGCATTTCTTTTTATTTCAGCTATTGCTTCCTCCCTGCTCATTGCCTTCCGGTATGGCCTGTCATTTGTCATGGCATCAAAGGCATCAGCAACCGCCAAAATTCTTGATAACAATGGGATTTCTTTACCCTTCAACCCCTGGGGATAACCTTTGCCGTCCCAGCGCTCGTGATGAGAAAGGATGTATTCGGCAATAGGGGCCAGTTCCGGCATCGTCCGGGCTATCCTGTACCCTGTTTCAGGGTGTTTTCTCATTTCCACCCATTCTTCCTCGGTTAAAGGCCCTGACTTCGTCAATATGCTTTCCTTAATCGCCACCTTACCGATGTCATGGAGTATCGCCAGAAGTTCCAGTTCGTCCAGTTGTTGGGGTTTTAGGCCCATACTCTCCCCGATTTTTCTGCACATTTCTTTCAACCGTTCTGCGTGTTCTTCCGTTTCTATGCTCTTTTCTAAAAGGGTAGTCTTCAGGGAGGATATAACGGCATTTCTGTAGCTTTTGGCATGCAAAAGCTTATTGCGGTACATCCAGTCCTCGGCTTCTTTCATTACCTGCCAGATGTTTTCTTCGGCTCTGCTTTTTGTGGCATAGCCAAGTGCGATGCTCACCTGTATAGGCCCGCCCTTCTGGGAATTGCATTTTTCTTTGATCCGCCGGGTAATTTCCTCAGCCGTTTTTATATCGGTCTTAGGCAAAAGGATAAGGAATTCGTCCCCACCCCACCGGGCAATAAGGTCCTCCTTGCGGCAGGACTCTCTAATGATTTCTGCAGCCTTTATCAGCAGTCTGTCACCCTCCTGGTGCCCAAATACGTCATTAACCAGCTTCAGGCCATCGAGGTCGCACATGATTACGGATATAGGCAACTGCCTTGGCGTGTCAAGCCTCTTTATCTCTTCTTCCAAAAACCTGCGGTTGTAAAGGCCGGTAACCTGATCGTGAAAACTCAAGTATTTCAACTGTTCTTCATAACGTTTGTGCCGTGTGATGTCTCTTGAAACAGCAACTATACCTATGCAACTGCCTTTCGCATCATAAACAGGAACCTTAATTGTTTCAAAAGGAACCAAAGTGCCATCATGACGTTTAATCAACTCTTCAAAGCGCTGAACGCTGCCTGATTCCATAACCTTATAATCAATTTCCTTGTGTTTGCTTGCTTCAGCTTCACTATAAATATCCCAGTCAGTACGCCCATTTATTTCTTCCGGTAAAAGAGATAGGAACTTTCTCGCGGCTTCATTTGCTAATTTATAAACTCCGTTTTGGTCTTTGTAAAAAATCAAATCGGGTATGGTGTCTATAATTACTCTCAGTAAATGACGTTCCTTTTTCAATTCGGCCTCTATAGCTTGGCGTTTCATAGCAGCATCAAGATTAGCAAAACAGTTTTGTGCCAGCATATTAGTAATAGGTAGAAGCTCTTTTAGAAACATTTCTTCAATAGGAACGTTCCTCCCCAATATGAGCAGTCCAAAGTTTCTCAGTGGGAACCCATAGTAATTTAAACCCTTTTTTATTACTATAATGTTTTTCTCCTCTTCTTGTAACAATTTTCTTTCAAATTCTTCAATAAGCTCATGATAAACAGGATTTTTAAGGACTATCCGCGGCACCACATAGGAAGTTTCTAAACGATTATTTTTGTATTGTAAAACACTGACATGAGTGCAGTTCAGTTTTTTCAAAAATGCAGATGCGGCCTTTTTCACCAGCTTGTCGAGTTCCTGCTCACCGCTGACAGAAAGAGCTAATTCGAGCAAAATTTGACTCCATATCGTATAATCCATTTTTAATCCTCCAACAATCCGATGACTGAAGTCTTATTATAAAATTCAAGATAATCTTTTCCCGTATTAGCAATCTCTCCTATAGTCAACGCCCCCAGAAGCGGATATCCTGCATATACCGCTTCCAGTTCTTCATTAAAATCAGACTGGAGAAAGAAAACCCTAGAAACGCAGTCCATAAAAAAGGTAGTTAGTGATTTTTCTTTTTTTTCACTGAGTGTTTTCAAATAACAGTCTTCGGCCAATAGGCGAGCTTTGACTGCAGCAGCAATCAAGGAATCTTTATCCCCTTTTAATATATACACAAAAGAATTCAATGGAACTTCTCCGACACAAATCAACCTGTTACCATCCAACGAAATAGGATCTCGAACCACCATTTCTTCTGCCATTCTTACAATCCCGATGGGAAATCCTTTCGCCAGTTGGAAGAAACCAGTATTGTCAAAAGATTTCCCGGATATTTTTTCCACCATTTCCCGATATACTTCAAATGCCGGACGCCAGTTCAGCGAAATTATTATGTTGCGGTCTGCTTCCGTTACTTTCAGTGGACCTGCCACAGGCTTCCAGCCATGGGCAACCCCTATTCCGCTTTTTATATCTGCCAGGGCCAAAACTGCCGCATCTTCTAATAATCCTTCCCCGGTAAAAACGCAGGGCTTCCTTTCAAATGACAGTGAACCAGCACCACCACCAATATAATTTGGGATAAGTCCCCAACAATTAAACATGCTGTCTATCAGTGGGGATATATATTGGCTAAGTCCGTCCACAAACACAAATATCGTTTTATTTTCAAGAGATTGCCATTCAAAAGCATTTTCTATGATTGCGTCTAGATCAATAGATATATCACCGATATCTTTAATCACCACAGTGCTTACTGGTTGACTAATACCAGCAACAATCGTTCCCTTCTCAAGTACTTCCTTATTAAATAAAATTTGAGGGAAAATCCCCCCAAATACTGGTTTTTTATACTGTTTCAAAATCTCATCAACTTTTTCAGGGGTAAAAGCATTTGCATCACAAGCCAGGATGAGGACTCCCAATGTATTCTCATCATCATCTGCCTGTTCTAACAGGTACTGCAACCCTTCTACAGTGCCTTCCCTGTCCAAATTTATAAACATAATTATCACCTCTTTTGTTCTGAACGAGTTCATTTTAAAAAGCCTCTCAATATCACATCAACAGCTTCATTTTCAGAAAGTCCTAAAGTCATAAGCTTTAACAGTTGATCCTGGGCTATCTTACCTATTGCAGCTTCATGGGTAAGCTCGGCATCCGGATTTTCTGCTGATATTGCCGGTGAAGAACTTATCTTGCCGTTTTCCATGATTATTGAGTCACATACAATATGACCTTTAGATTTGGCCTTCGCTACAATCTCCGGCTTAAAAACTTGCTTTGAATTCTCTTTGGCAACAGACCTTGAAATCACCTCAGCACTCGCACCATCACCTTCGAGAATAATATTCATTTTTGAAATTGCTTCCTGATCGCCGTGCGTCAAAAGTCTTTCAGTAACCACAAGCTTCGCTCCCTTTTTGACGACAGCATCAGTGATTCTTACCGTGCTATCTACCCCTTTAATCTGAGTTAACTCCATTTCTACAACAGAGTCTTCTTCCATTGTTAAGACCGTTTTTGGGTTTAAAACCCTTTCCCCTTTGCCTTCACCACCGCCGTAATGCTTTTCTATATACCTTATTTTCGCTCCTTTTTTTACTGTTATTTCATGGAGACCATCGTGCTGCGATTTTTTAGAACCTGGATTGTGAATCCCACAGCCTGCGATTAGCACTACATCTGAGTTTTCTCCAACTTCTATAGTGTTGTAAACCACGTCGGTAATACCCGACAATGTTAAAAGCACAGGAAAATGCACGACTTCATTTTTGGTATTAGGTGCAATAACGATATTTATACCTGATTTATCCACTTTAGGCTCTATAATTATATTTTTTGTCGATTTTCTTTCAACGCTTTTTCCGTCTTTTCTAATGTTAAAAGCTCCCATAGATATTCCATGAAAATCTGCTATAGTTTTTAAAAGTTCACGATCTAAAGCATCTAAATCCACCTTTTTCACCTCCCTCGCAGTCTTCCCAAGACTCACAGCGGAATTTATATTTTAAAAGCTCAAGCATTCTTTCCCTTTCTCCCATTTCCTTTATCTCGCCATCAGACATCAGAATAATTTCATCTGCTACGGACAACACCCTTTCATGATGTGTGATTACAATTGTTATTATATCTTGGTTATGGTGGTTTTTTATCAACTGCAAAATACCTTCAAAACTCCATAAATCAACTCCTGCTTCGGGTTCATCATATATCACAACCTTTGAGGGTTTTAAAAGGACAGAAGCCAGTTCTATCCTTTTTATTTCTCCTCCTGAAAGGCTCGAATCGCATTGCCTTTCCAAATATTCTTCAGGACAAAGTCCAACAGCTTTTAATAACCTCTTAAAATCGCTTTCATCCCCTTCCCGTGAAGCAACTTTTAAAATATCTCTTACAGAAAGCCCCTTAAACCTTGCAGGATTCTGGAAAGCATAGCTTATCCCCCTATTCGCCCTTTCGGTTATATTGAAAGGAGTAATATCTTCTCCATCTAAAATTATAGCGCCTTTGTTACTTCTATATATACCCATTATAGTCTTTGCAAGAGAAGTCTTCCCTCCTCCATTGGGACCGGTAATTGCGTAAAATTTACCTCTTTGCAGAGTTAAATTTATATCTTTCAATATTTCAACACTTTCCGTACCGTTTTGAATCTCAAGATAAAGAGATTTTATTTGTAGCAAAATGCAAAATCCCCCTTTTCCATTTAATTTCTCGTAATTTCTTAATATATTTTACCTTACTTTGCAACCTCTGGCTAGAATTATGTCCATATAATCGTAATAATCACACAAAAAAAGTTGAGCCTTCCTATCCCTCTGTCTAGAATAAAGCTGCCAAAAAACTAACATAAGGGATTGGAAAGGCTCAATTGAACGCGGATTGGCCAGTTCCGCCATTTTCTTAGGTGAAAATTCCTTCTCCTACATCTTTTAAGGCCTCCGCAGCCGGTCCAGAAGAGTATTCAACCGGCGGAACACCCTTTGATACGGCCCTTACGATTTCTTCATCAAAGGGGATTTTCCCTATCACCTCAATGCCTTCATTGATACAGTATTGCTCTATTTCTTTGCTTTTTTCTTGAGCAAGGTCGAATTTGTTTATTACCACCTTAATAGCCACTTTAAAATTTTCCGCCAGCTTCAACACCCTTTCAAGGTCGTGCAATCCCGCAGCAGTAGGTTCCGTTACAATAAGTGCCATATCTGCTCCGGAAAGAGAAGAAATTACCGGGCATCCAATGCCTGGCGGACCATCCGTAATTATATACTCATACCTTCCTCTTTCTGCTATTTCTCGGGCTGCCTTTTTTACCACCGAAACCAATTTGCCCGAATTTTCCTCCGCTATTCCCAATCTAGCATGGACTATCGGCCCGTATTTAGTATCCGAAATATACCAGTGACCCGAAAGGGTTTCCTCCATATCGATAGCCTTTTGAGGGCATAAATTATAACATACTCTACACCCTTCACATAAAATGGCGTTTACTTTAAAATTTTCAATAGCACCAAAACGGCAAGCTTCTTCACATTTGCCGCATTCTTTGCATTTATTTTTGTTTATCTTTGCCTTCTGGCTTCCCCAGAATTCGAAGGTTTCCCTTATTTCGGGTTTTAAAAGCAGGTAGAGGTCGGGAGCATCCACATCACAGTCGGCCAAAACAGCATTTTTTGCCAATGCCGCCAGTGAGGCCGTCAATGTTGTTTTCCCTGTTCCTCCCTTGCCACTTAATACAACTATTTCCTTCATACCTCTACCCGCCTTTCTATGGCCTTCCATAAGGTCTCAAATGATGACTTAAGCTTAGGAAATTCTTCCACGAGCAGTCCACCACGGGCGTAGCAGGCTGCATACCGCCGGTCAAAGGGTATCTTCATAAGCAGGGGAATGCTCTGCTCCTGCAGATATTTTTCAACTTCACAATCTCCCATATCAGCCCTATTTATCACGACACCGAAAGGAATCCCAAGTTCCCTGACAACCTCTACGGCCAGTTTCAGGTCGCTTAATCCGAAAGGTGTGGGTTCGGTTACCAGCACGCAGTAATCTGCACCGTATACCGCACTAATCATAGGGCAGGATGTACCTGGCGGCGAATCGATAATAGTTAGTTTGTCCTTTGGAATCCGGCTTTTAACCTTTCTTATGACGGGTGGGGCCAAAGCTGTTCCAATGTTCATTGTGCCTTGAATAAATTCTATGCCCCTGGCAGTCCCCCGCTTTACAAGTCCTATTTCTTTATGAATTTCCGTGATGGCTCCGGCCGGACAGAGAAGCCCGCATCCCCCGCAGCCGTGACACAGTTCTTCAAAAACCAGGACTCTTTTGCCCACCCGGGCCAGAGCGTGATAAGCGCATGCCCTGGTGCAGATTCCGCACTGAGTACATTTCTCCTGGTCTATTGCAGGAACCGGCAGGGTAACAGGCTCTTTCTCTTTGAATTCGGGCAAAAGAAAAAGGTGGGCATTGGGCTCTTCCACATCGCAATCCAGTAGCGCCACCTGCATCTTATCTTTTAATGAGAGGGCAAGATTAACGGCTATCGTGGTCTTGCCGGTACCGCCTTTGCCGCTAGCAATTGCAACTATCATAGTTTCACCGCCAAAAGAAAAAACCATTTTTGACCCTAATGGTCACAATGCCCACCGTGCCCGTCGCCGTGGTCGCACAGATTGCCACTGTCTGTAATATTCCCATTGAGATACTCCTTTATTACATCGTCCACCTTGCCGGATACACCGGTTATTGTCGCTATGTTATTTTGAGCGAATAGTTCCTTAGCCCTTGGCCCCATGCCACCGGCTATAATGCAGTTTATTCCTAACTTTGCCAAATACCCCGGCAGGAATCCGGGCTGGTGGCCAGGGTTTTCAATTACTAATTTTGAATTTATTTTTCGCTGTTTTTCATCCACATCATATATGGTATACTGGGAACAGTGTCCAAAATGGGGCGACACCATATTACCGTCAGTAGCTATTGCTATCTTCATAATAAAATTCCTCCAATCCGAATATTATTTAATTATGTCGAGATGGCGTTGTGGGGTTAGAAATTTTAGTCAGCTTACCTTTAATGTAATTTTCAAAGGCTTCCTTAACACTCACGGAACTTGCTGCGTACACTTCTATCCCCGATTCTTTTAATACCCTCAGGGCATTGGGGCCTACATTCCCCGTTATTAGTGCGGAAACACCTTTATCTACAATAAACTGAGCTACCTGTACACCTGCGCCATGGGCATCGCCTGCATATATGTTTTCCACAGCTTCATATTCTTTACTCTCAGGGTTGATAATGATGAAAAACCTGCAGCGCCCGAATCTTTCGTCTATCATAGAATCCAAATTGCTGCCCGTCGATGTAATCGCAATCCTCACTTTTAATCCCTCACTTCATGTTTTTAATCAATATGTTTTCTTTTTAGATGGTGTGTAGTATAATTAATTTGTCGCTTTAAAAATAAAAGCCTGGCAGGGGCGGGCAGAGAGCCTACCCCTGCGGATGATACTATTTATTACTCTTCCTGACCTTTTTCATCAATGTCTTCTTTTTTTGCCTTTTT containing:
- a CDS encoding GntP family permease, encoding MNGVSGIQMILGLIIGVAVLVFLILKTKIHAFPALIIAASLTGLIGGMPPAVSDVNVAKSITTGFGNTLSSIGIVIGFGVMMGRLLEVSGAAERMAYTFLKYLGKGKEEWALAATGYMVSIPIFCDSGFVILSPLAKALSMKTRKSVLTLGVALAIGLVATHHAVPPTPGPLAVAGIFKVDVGKMILAGLLFAIPVTVAGVLYAQWLGKRIYQVPKEDGSGWERPEFQPSKQVDIPIEERSDLPSTFMSFAPIVVPVILIIFNTVLSALKLNQPWAQYLIFLGNPVIAVGIGLIIAIYGLTPKLTRDEVIKRMEEGVSSAGIIILVTGAGGALGQVLRDSGAGNYIANLIASTPMPPVLLPFFVATLVRLMQGSGTVAMITSASITAPILANLSVNPLIAAQAATLGAMIFSYFNDSFFWVVNRLLGIENVKEQTLTWSIPTTIGWGVSLILILIAEAIF
- a CDS encoding NERD domain-containing protein; this translates as MMGPPGIFLVETKAWEGVYIGFNDRWKRKEGDKWVLCKSPTQQNKYHKIAFTKWLKGLNLDVKMIPEDAIIPVVMMTKCKWLKTKDCSMPIFKSGLELSLYMRTMMKKGERLTCEQIEAGPQAIEEAEPVAMKYKVEEIEVKKIKERKECIRVKGRREKEEQIRQLYVYIGEMVSEVYKDKLAEGWWYFTKLLKI
- a CDS encoding MBL fold metallo-hydrolase RNA specificity domain-containing protein; translation: MKITFCGASKMVTGSCYYIETDRRKFLVDCGMFQGKMSELNFEPFPFEPADLDFVIITHSHIDHIGRLPLLFKKGFNGSIFVTSATADLMEIMLKDSAHIQELESKWQNKKRQRKGLVPVKPLYTVEDTLRIPEYIIKCSYGKWIEIDENICIMFKDAGHLLGSSIVIIKIREKNDEVLITFSGDLGNNNMPIIRDYEYVNYSDYLIIESTYGDRLHGNKTEEIKKLYDIIINTVKKGGNVIIPAFSVGRAQEILYLLNYYIDIEKRKELSNIEIYLDSPLAKEALEIYEKHKECYDEEAINLLGKDFDLLRFNNLYTISSAEESIALNDKNGVVIISSSGMCEAGRIKHHLKHNIWKDATSIVFVGYQAEGTLGRKILDNAKKVKIFGEEMVVKAKIYNLPGLSGHADIEGLINWVKNIKNGVSRRIFIVHGEEKASENFKKEIGKLMNTGVHIPELFEKVEL
- a CDS encoding diguanylate cyclase; translated protein: MDYTIWSQILLELALSVSGEQELDKLVKKAASAFLKKLNCTHVSVLQYKNNRLETSYVVPRIVLKNPVYHELIEEFERKLLQEEEKNIIVIKKGLNYYGFPLRNFGLLILGRNVPIEEMFLKELLPITNMLAQNCFANLDAAMKRQAIEAELKKERHLLRVIIDTIPDLIFYKDQNGVYKLANEAARKFLSLLPEEINGRTDWDIYSEAEASKHKEIDYKVMESGSVQRFEELIKRHDGTLVPFETIKVPVYDAKGSCIGIVAVSRDITRHKRYEEQLKYLSFHDQVTGLYNRRFLEEEIKRLDTPRQLPISVIMCDLDGLKLVNDVFGHQEGDRLLIKAAEIIRESCRKEDLIARWGGDEFLILLPKTDIKTAEEITRRIKEKCNSQKGGPIQVSIALGYATKSRAEENIWQVMKEAEDWMYRNKLLHAKSYRNAVISSLKTTLLEKSIETEEHAERLKEMCRKIGESMGLKPQQLDELELLAILHDIGKVAIKESILTKSGPLTEEEWVEMRKHPETGYRIARTMPELAPIAEYILSHHERWDGKGYPQGLKGKEIPLLSRILAVADAFDAMTNDRPYRKAMSREEAIAEIKRNAGTQFDPEVVRAFIQIAMTGEEAL
- a CDS encoding FIST signal transduction protein: MFINLDREGTVEGLQYLLEQADDDENTLGVLILACDANAFTPEKVDEILKQYKKPVFGGIFPQILFNKEVLEKGTIVAGISQPVSTVVIKDIGDISIDLDAIIENAFEWQSLENKTIFVFVDGLSQYISPLIDSMFNCWGLIPNYIGGGAGSLSFERKPCVFTGEGLLEDAAVLALADIKSGIGVAHGWKPVAGPLKVTEADRNIIISLNWRPAFEVYREMVEKISGKSFDNTGFFQLAKGFPIGIVRMAEEMVVRDPISLDGNRLICVGEVPLNSFVYILKGDKDSLIAAAVKARLLAEDCYLKTLSEKKEKSLTTFFMDCVSRVFFLQSDFNEELEAVYAGYPLLGALTIGEIANTGKDYLEFYNKTSVIGLLED
- a CDS encoding SufB/SufD family protein, with amino-acid sequence MGAFNIRKDGKSVERKSTKNIIIEPKVDKSGINIVIAPNTKNEVVHFPVLLTLSGITDVVYNTIEVGENSDVVLIAGCGIHNPGSKKSQHDGLHEITVKKGAKIRYIEKHYGGGEGKGERVLNPKTVLTMEEDSVVEMELTQIKGVDSTVRITDAVVKKGAKLVVTERLLTHGDQEAISKMNIILEGDGASAEVISRSVAKENSKQVFKPEIVAKAKSKGHIVCDSIIMENGKISSSPAISAENPDAELTHEAAIGKIAQDQLLKLMTLGLSENEAVDVILRGFLK
- a CDS encoding ABC transporter ATP-binding protein — protein: MLQIKSLYLEIQNGTESVEILKDINLTLQRGKFYAITGPNGGGKTSLAKTIMGIYRSNKGAIILDGEDITPFNITERANRGISYAFQNPARFKGLSVRDILKVASREGDESDFKRLLKAVGLCPEEYLERQCDSSLSGGEIKRIELASVLLKPSKVVIYDEPEAGVDLWSFEGILQLIKNHHNQDIITIVITHHERVLSVADEIILMSDGEIKEMGERERMLELLKYKFRCESWEDCEGGEKGGFRCFRS
- a CDS encoding ATP-binding protein → MKEIVVLSGKGGTGKTTLTASLAALAKNAVLADCDVDAPDLYLLLKPEIRETFEFWGSQKAKINKNKCKECGKCEEACRFGAIENFKVNAILCEGCRVCYNLCPQKAIDMEETLSGHWYISDTKYGPIVHARLGIAEENSGKLVSVVKKAAREIAERGRYEYIITDGPPGIGCPVISSLSGADMALIVTEPTAAGLHDLERVLKLAENFKVAIKVVINKFDLAQEKSKEIEQYCINEGIEVIGKIPFDEEIVRAVSKGVPPVEYSSGPAAEALKDVGEGIFT
- a CDS encoding ATP-binding protein translates to MVFSFGGETMIVAIASGKGGTGKTTIAVNLALSLKDKMQVALLDCDVEEPNAHLFLLPEFKEKEPVTLPVPAIDQEKCTQCGICTRACAYHALARVGKRVLVFEELCHGCGGCGLLCPAGAITEIHKEIGLVKRGTARGIEFIQGTMNIGTALAPPVIRKVKSRIPKDKLTIIDSPPGTSCPMISAVYGADYCVLVTEPTPFGLSDLKLAVEVVRELGIPFGVVINRADMGDCEVEKYLQEQSIPLLMKIPFDRRYAACYARGGLLVEEFPKLKSSFETLWKAIERRVEV
- a CDS encoding NifB/NifX family molybdenum-iron cluster-binding protein, with translation MKIAIATDGNMVSPHFGHCSQYTIYDVDEKQRKINSKLVIENPGHQPGFLPGYLAKLGINCIIAGGMGPRAKELFAQNNIATITGVSGKVDDVIKEYLNGNITDSGNLCDHGDGHGGHCDH
- a CDS encoding NifB/NifX family molybdenum-iron cluster-binding protein, which translates into the protein MRIAITSTGSNLDSMIDERFGRCRFFIIINPESKEYEAVENIYAGDAHGAGVQVAQFIVDKGVSALITGNVGPNALRVLKESGIEVYAASSVSVKEAFENYIKGKLTKISNPTTPSRHN